The proteins below come from a single Tenuifilum thalassicum genomic window:
- a CDS encoding AsmA family protein, with protein sequence MSKWLKFSVRAVVAIVLLFIAAAVVIPIVFKPQLMQIAKRETNSMLNAKVDFDDFQVSLIKGFPNLYVGMKGLSVVGIDNFANDTLVAFREFGVKVNLWSVIDMTNIEVNSVILDGARLTARVLPDGQVNWDVMKPSEDSVEEVEDTAASAIKTKVALKLFQIKDARIAYIDDSSDMKVVVDNLNLTLSSDMGLSRTDLNLKTTVESLNFWMDGIRYLRDARLGFKATIGANLDSSYYTFKENSFSINQLKLLFDGSVSMPGDDIDINLNFKTPTTDFKALLSMVPAIYMKDFEDIQTSGRFSIDGYVKGVYNQKQMPNAFIALSVDNGMFKYPDLPKSVTDVNISTKVWFDGTNMDNTTVNVDKFSLYLGGNPFSMNMRVATPISDMQVDGNVTGKIDFATLADVVPMDSTTMEGLLESNLDFGGKLSYIENEQYDRFKADGQVKLSKFKYNAPDMPAEVNVKEVSMDFTPRYVNLQNFEMTIASSDIRMNGRLENFIPYVFKDETLSGNLNVYSNLLDVNEMMAGESAPEEEVDTSAMGVIELPKNISFLAKVDMKKIIYDKLEINNLFGSINLSGGVANLNNLSMEMLDGLVRMSGTYDSRDVKKPQVDFNFDMSNIDIQTAFKSVSTLQKIAPAVEDMSGKVSTQFNFGSLLDTTMMPVPSSINAYGKIQSKSIGIKNSKALAKLADYLKKEDFRNPSLKDVNLSFSVKDGRIFIEPFDTKIADAKMNFGGDMGIDQTLNFRAKVSVPSSYLGGLSTLANSLLGNYGAKLPQYIDVNLKILGTSTHPEIKIDSGGGSTDSKSSAKETAKEMVKEKVDEAKAEARKEAKAQADKLIADAEKEAERIRAEATNQADMIRKEAEAKAKKTEEEGKKKGPIAARVAKEAAKKIREQGEAAAQKVIDEADKKANAVIAKAKDEAAKLDK encoded by the coding sequence ATGAGTAAGTGGTTAAAATTTTCGGTTAGAGCAGTAGTTGCTATTGTTCTACTTTTTATAGCTGCGGCTGTTGTTATACCTATAGTTTTTAAACCACAGCTAATGCAGATAGCCAAGCGTGAGACCAATAGCATGCTAAATGCCAAGGTCGATTTTGACGACTTTCAGGTTTCACTCATTAAGGGCTTCCCTAACCTTTATGTGGGAATGAAAGGACTATCGGTGGTTGGCATCGATAACTTTGCAAACGATACGCTTGTAGCGTTCCGTGAGTTCGGTGTTAAGGTTAACCTGTGGAGCGTTATTGATATGACGAATATTGAGGTTAACTCCGTTATCCTCGATGGTGCGCGACTTACGGCACGTGTTCTTCCCGATGGGCAGGTCAACTGGGATGTTATGAAGCCTTCGGAAGATTCCGTTGAGGAGGTTGAGGATACGGCGGCATCGGCAATAAAAACCAAAGTCGCGCTAAAACTATTCCAGATAAAGGATGCTCGTATTGCATATATCGACGACTCTTCGGATATGAAAGTTGTTGTTGATAATCTAAATCTTACCCTTTCGAGCGACATGGGATTGAGTCGAACCGATTTAAACCTCAAAACAACAGTAGAATCGCTTAACTTTTGGATGGATGGCATTCGTTACCTGAGAGATGCGAGGTTAGGCTTTAAGGCTACTATTGGCGCCAACCTCGATAGCAGCTACTACACCTTTAAGGAAAATAGCTTTAGCATCAATCAGCTTAAGCTGCTTTTTGATGGTTCAGTTAGCATGCCCGGCGATGATATCGATATCAACCTGAACTTTAAAACTCCAACCACCGACTTTAAGGCATTACTCTCAATGGTTCCCGCTATTTACATGAAAGATTTTGAGGATATTCAAACCTCAGGTAGGTTCAGTATCGATGGCTATGTCAAGGGAGTTTACAACCAAAAGCAAATGCCCAACGCATTTATTGCACTTAGTGTTGATAACGGTATGTTTAAGTATCCCGATTTACCAAAATCGGTAACCGATGTGAATATTAGCACAAAGGTTTGGTTCGATGGTACTAACATGGATAACACAACGGTTAATGTCGATAAGTTCTCGCTATACCTAGGAGGGAATCCTTTTAGTATGAATATGCGAGTGGCAACCCCTATAAGTGATATGCAGGTAGATGGAAATGTAACAGGAAAGATTGATTTTGCCACTCTTGCCGATGTTGTGCCAATGGATAGCACTACTATGGAAGGATTATTGGAGTCGAACCTCGACTTTGGCGGTAAGCTTTCCTATATTGAGAATGAGCAATACGATAGGTTTAAAGCTGATGGTCAGGTCAAATTATCGAAATTTAAGTATAACGCCCCAGATATGCCTGCCGAGGTAAATGTGAAAGAGGTTTCCATGGATTTTACACCACGTTACGTAAATCTTCAGAATTTTGAAATGACAATCGCATCGAGCGATATCAGGATGAACGGAAGGCTCGAGAACTTTATCCCCTATGTTTTTAAGGACGAAACTCTAAGTGGAAATCTTAATGTGTATTCAAACCTGCTTGATGTAAATGAGATGATGGCTGGCGAGTCTGCACCAGAGGAGGAAGTTGATACCTCGGCGATGGGAGTTATAGAGTTACCAAAAAATATTTCGTTTTTGGCGAAGGTTGATATGAAAAAGATTATTTACGATAAGCTGGAAATAAATAATCTGTTTGGTTCAATCAACCTTTCTGGGGGCGTTGCCAACCTTAATAATCTATCGATGGAGATGCTCGATGGCTTGGTAAGAATGTCGGGAACCTACGATTCCCGTGATGTTAAAAAACCTCAGGTTGATTTCAACTTCGATATGAGCAATATCGATATTCAAACCGCATTCAAATCCGTTTCAACCTTACAAAAGATTGCACCTGCTGTTGAGGATATGTCGGGTAAGGTGTCAACCCAATTCAATTTTGGCTCCTTACTTGATACCACCATGATGCCAGTTCCCAGTAGCATTAATGCGTACGGTAAAATTCAGTCAAAGAGTATCGGAATAAAAAATTCAAAAGCACTTGCAAAGTTGGCCGATTATCTGAAAAAAGAGGATTTTCGTAATCCAAGTTTAAAAGATGTAAATCTGAGTTTTAGCGTTAAGGATGGGCGTATATTCATTGAACCCTTTGATACCAAAATTGCCGATGCCAAAATGAATTTTGGTGGTGATATGGGAATAGACCAAACCTTAAACTTCAGGGCAAAAGTTTCCGTTCCTTCATCCTACCTTGGAGGCTTATCAACACTCGCTAATAGCCTGTTAGGGAATTATGGTGCAAAGCTACCGCAGTATATCGATGTTAATTTAAAGATTTTAGGAACGTCAACTCATCCTGAAATAAAGATAGATTCTGGTGGCGGCTCAACAGATAGTAAATCATCGGCGAAGGAGACGGCCAAAGAGATGGTTAAAGAGAAAGTTGATGAAGCTAAGGCTGAAGCCCGCAAAGAAGCAAAGGCCCAGGCTGATAAGCT